From Triticum aestivum cultivar Chinese Spring chromosome 4A, IWGSC CS RefSeq v2.1, whole genome shotgun sequence, a single genomic window includes:
- the LOC123081757 gene encoding LOB domain-containing protein 30 translates to MSSGGGSSTLGGCGGPSGSGSGSGGGGGGGGLGGGGGGPCGACKFLRRKCVSECIFAPYFDSEQGAAHFAAVHKVFGASNVSKLLLQIPAHKRLDAVVTICYEAQARLRDPVYGCVAHIFALQQQVVNLQAELTYLQTHLATLELPSPPLPAAPQMPMAMPAQFSISDLPSTTNIPTTIDLSALFEPPAQPQWALQQHHQHQLRQQPSYGAMAHRGGSSSMAEGSAGSGSGSGSGDLQTLARELLDRHGRSGVKPELQPPPPPHPR, encoded by the exons ATGAGCtcgggcggcggcagcagcacgcTTGGCGGCTGCGGCGGGCCGAGCgggagcggcagcggcagcggagggggaggagggggagggggccttggcggcggcggcggcgggccgtgCGGCGCGTGCAAGTTCCTCCGGCGCAAGTGCGTGAGCGAGTGCATCTTCGCGCCCTACTTCGACTCGGAGCAAGGCGCGGCGCACTTCGCGGCGGTGCACAAGGTGTTCGGCGCCAGCAACGTCTCCAAGCTGCTCCTCCAGATCCCCGCGCACAAGCGCCTCGACGCCGTCGTCACCATCTGCTACGAGGCGCAGGCCCGCCTCCGCGACCCCGTCTACGGCTGCGTCGCCCACATCTTCGCGCTCCAGCAGCAG GTGGTGAATCTCCAGGCCGAGCTGACCTACCTGCAGACCCACCTGGCCACCCTGGAGCTGCCGTCACCGCCGCTGCCGGCCGCGCCGCAAATGCCGATGGCGATGCCGGCCCAGTTCTCCATCTCGGACCTGCCGTCCACGACCAACATTCCCACCACCATCGACCTGTCCGCGCTCTTCGAACCGCCGGCGCAACCGCAGTGGGCGCTCCAGCAGCATCACCAGCACCAGCTCCGCCAGCAGCCGTCATACGGCGCCATGGCGCACAGGGGCGGCTCCAGCAGcatggcggagggatcggcgggcagcggcagcggcagcggcagcggcgaccTGCAGAcgctggcgcgggagctcctggaCCGCCACGGCCGGTCCGGCGTGAAGCCCGAGctgcagccaccgccgccgccgcatccaaGATGA